In Arthrobacter citreus, a genomic segment contains:
- a CDS encoding thioester domain-containing protein, producing the protein MLQKAGGVPGDSRWTRKAGGTGLGIFAVLCLLMQLASPAQAVFQEGPAPGEEVPLDVVEITMTGTGPGTAVTGGLPPVGTAFDPTTGYPGDVPAGYEAANEPFAGIITTVDQAGNTQQMYCIDIRTATYAGLGYENGSWDESNVPNIGYVNRVLNSYFPDQPGLPPADNDNIRAAAVQAAVWFFSDGYVLQDTDPIRPLTAQIVADVLAAGPLTEPPAPDVSITPPVASGPVDGPTGPFTVAAGNEATLTVTVPDGFTLYTDPAGTVPLPDDTPVASGTQLWVRSDAQTTAPAVITAEAVVPVETGNVYLYAGNNPSVTAAQKLILAASTSISSTAQATAEFFQAGVLTVNKTFAGDAVGQQGAIVLNVDCGPGFVFQATIDAGSTEDQSATFAGIPLGSTCTVTEPETGSTTAVEVVSTAPQEVVIEANSAVTVSNTVSFRPGALNVTKTITGNAAGLQSEIVLDVVCGTVLDTSVVIPAGTAVGPYGQTFTDIPAGTECTVTESSTGATSEVTVDTGDPVTVVIEPGATVSAGLTNTVQYANGSLKVTKVVAGNGAGQQSASVLNVVCGNELEQVVRIPAETLPGEYVQVFDGIPAGTECTVTEPTSGENGKVTVETVLPYSVVIVSGETVGATVTNTYAVLGKDTLAKTGANGTAQISLAGAGALLIGSLLVAGATRRRKA; encoded by the coding sequence GTGCTTCAGAAAGCCGGCGGTGTGCCGGGGGATAGCCGTTGGACCAGGAAGGCCGGAGGCACGGGACTGGGAATCTTTGCCGTGCTGTGCCTGCTGATGCAGCTTGCGTCACCGGCGCAGGCTGTATTCCAGGAGGGTCCGGCGCCCGGCGAAGAGGTCCCTCTGGACGTAGTTGAAATCACGATGACGGGTACAGGGCCCGGCACAGCGGTGACGGGCGGGCTCCCGCCGGTCGGAACGGCCTTCGATCCAACGACGGGGTACCCGGGCGATGTTCCCGCTGGATATGAAGCAGCCAACGAACCCTTTGCCGGCATCATCACCACGGTGGATCAAGCCGGAAACACCCAGCAGATGTACTGCATCGATATTCGCACGGCCACCTATGCGGGCCTGGGGTACGAGAACGGCTCCTGGGATGAATCGAACGTCCCCAACATCGGATACGTAAACCGGGTCTTGAACAGCTATTTCCCGGATCAGCCAGGCCTTCCCCCGGCCGACAATGACAACATCCGCGCTGCAGCGGTGCAAGCAGCTGTTTGGTTCTTCAGCGACGGTTACGTGCTCCAGGATACCGACCCCATTCGCCCGCTGACCGCCCAGATTGTTGCAGATGTCCTCGCCGCCGGACCGCTTACCGAGCCGCCGGCACCGGATGTGAGCATTACTCCCCCGGTGGCCTCCGGTCCGGTCGACGGCCCCACCGGTCCTTTCACCGTGGCAGCAGGGAACGAAGCGACTCTCACCGTTACAGTGCCGGATGGTTTCACCCTCTATACCGACCCGGCGGGGACTGTCCCGCTGCCGGACGACACCCCCGTGGCTTCAGGTACCCAGCTTTGGGTGCGCAGTGATGCCCAAACAACGGCACCGGCAGTGATCACTGCTGAGGCGGTGGTTCCCGTTGAGACCGGCAACGTGTATCTCTATGCCGGAAACAACCCTTCGGTGACCGCCGCGCAAAAGCTCATCCTTGCCGCCAGCACCTCGATCAGCTCCACTGCGCAGGCAACAGCGGAATTTTTCCAAGCCGGGGTGCTGACGGTCAACAAGACGTTTGCCGGTGATGCCGTAGGGCAGCAGGGCGCCATCGTCCTCAACGTTGATTGCGGACCGGGGTTTGTTTTCCAGGCAACCATCGACGCCGGCAGTACTGAGGATCAGAGTGCCACCTTCGCAGGCATCCCGCTGGGGAGCACTTGTACTGTAACCGAACCGGAAACCGGATCAACCACTGCTGTGGAAGTGGTGTCGACCGCACCCCAAGAAGTCGTGATCGAAGCAAACTCAGCCGTCACCGTCAGCAACACCGTGAGCTTCCGGCCTGGCGCGCTCAACGTCACCAAGACGATCACGGGGAATGCGGCAGGCCTGCAGTCGGAGATCGTCCTCGATGTCGTCTGCGGAACTGTCCTGGACACCAGCGTTGTCATTCCCGCAGGAACTGCAGTCGGCCCCTACGGGCAAACCTTCACTGACATTCCGGCAGGCACGGAGTGCACAGTAACGGAATCAAGCACGGGCGCGACGTCGGAAGTTACCGTCGACACTGGAGATCCCGTCACTGTGGTGATCGAGCCGGGCGCAACGGTGAGCGCGGGCCTGACCAATACGGTGCAGTATGCAAACGGATCGCTTAAGGTGACAAAGGTCGTGGCCGGAAACGGCGCCGGCCAGCAGTCCGCGTCGGTTCTGAATGTGGTGTGCGGAAACGAGCTTGAGCAAGTGGTCCGGATCCCGGCTGAAACCCTCCCGGGGGAGTATGTCCAGGTCTTCGACGGTATCCCCGCCGGAACCGAGTGCACTGTCACTGAGCCAACGTCAGGGGAGAACGGCAAGGTTACTGTCGAGACGGTGCTTCCCTACAGTGTTGTGATTGTCTCGGGCGAGACGGTCGGGGCGACGGTGACCAACACCTATGCGGTCCTGGGGAAGGACACGCTGGCCAAGACGGGGGCAAATGGCACTGCTCAGATATCCCTGGCTGGGGCAGGAGCACTGTTGATCGGTTCGCTCTTGGTCGCCGGGGCAACACGACGGAGGAAGGCATAG